In Pseudoduganella albidiflava, a single window of DNA contains:
- the ybaL gene encoding YbaL family putative K(+) efflux transporter — protein MPHDVPLITTIAAALGFGLVLGFIAARLKLPALVGYLAAGILLGPATPGFVADAALAGQLAEIGVMLMMFGVGLHFSLEDLWEVRKVALPGALLQIAAATAMGMGLAHWWGWSIGGGLVFGLALSVASTVVLLRALEERGILDTFNGRIAVGWLVVEDLVTVIVLVLLPALAPSLGGDTTGVDPNASIWMTLAITLGKVAVFVVFMLAVGRKLFPWILWQVARTGSRELFTLCVIAAAVGIAFAATKLFGISFALGAFFAGMVLRESALAHRAAQESLPLRDAFAVLFFVSVGMLFEPSIIMEQPLQLLAVVAIIIFGKSLAAFLLVVLLRYPVKTALMVSASLAQIGEFSFILAALGISLKLMPQDGQSLLLAGAIISIALNPLVFAASGPLERWLGRNKLLAAKFDRPADPLAELPMTTARTKLSGQVVLVGYGRVGRHIARTLNEHGIHYVVAEQNRELVDELRRDGIPAVAGNAGEPAVLIQAHIAHARMLVIATPDTFHVRAMIETARALNPGIRTVVRTHSDEEADMLRKEQAGKIFIGEQVLADSMSDYVLDTFRQPAVAAH, from the coding sequence ATGCCCCATGACGTCCCGCTGATCACCACCATCGCTGCCGCGCTCGGCTTCGGTCTCGTCCTCGGCTTCATCGCCGCCCGCCTCAAATTGCCCGCCCTGGTCGGCTATCTCGCCGCCGGCATCCTGCTGGGCCCCGCCACCCCCGGCTTCGTCGCCGATGCCGCGCTGGCCGGCCAGCTGGCCGAGATCGGCGTCATGCTGATGATGTTCGGCGTGGGCCTGCATTTCTCGCTGGAAGACCTGTGGGAAGTGCGCAAGGTGGCGCTGCCCGGCGCCCTGCTGCAGATTGCCGCCGCCACCGCGATGGGCATGGGCCTGGCGCACTGGTGGGGCTGGTCGATCGGCGGCGGGCTGGTGTTCGGGCTGGCACTGTCTGTCGCCAGTACCGTGGTGCTGCTGCGCGCGCTGGAAGAACGGGGCATCCTCGATACCTTCAACGGCCGCATCGCAGTGGGCTGGCTGGTCGTCGAAGACCTGGTGACGGTGATCGTGCTGGTGCTGCTGCCGGCGCTGGCGCCTTCGCTGGGCGGCGACACGACCGGCGTCGATCCGAACGCCAGCATCTGGATGACGCTGGCCATCACGCTGGGCAAGGTGGCGGTATTCGTCGTCTTCATGCTGGCGGTGGGCCGCAAGCTGTTCCCGTGGATCCTCTGGCAAGTGGCGCGCACCGGCTCGCGTGAACTGTTCACGCTGTGCGTAATCGCGGCCGCCGTCGGCATCGCGTTCGCGGCAACCAAGCTGTTCGGCATCTCGTTCGCGCTGGGCGCCTTCTTCGCCGGCATGGTGCTGCGTGAATCGGCGCTGGCGCACCGCGCGGCGCAGGAATCACTGCCGCTGCGCGACGCCTTCGCGGTGCTGTTCTTCGTGTCGGTCGGCATGCTGTTCGAACCGTCCATCATCATGGAACAGCCGCTGCAGCTGCTGGCGGTGGTGGCGATCATCATCTTCGGCAAGTCGCTGGCCGCCTTCCTGCTGGTGGTGCTGCTGCGCTATCCGGTCAAGACGGCGCTGATGGTGTCGGCCAGCCTGGCCCAGATCGGCGAGTTTTCGTTCATCCTCGCCGCCCTGGGCATTTCGCTGAAGCTCATGCCGCAAGATGGCCAGAGCCTGCTGCTGGCCGGCGCCATCATCTCGATCGCCCTCAATCCGCTGGTGTTCGCCGCCAGCGGGCCGCTGGAGCGCTGGCTCGGCCGCAACAAGCTGCTGGCGGCCAAGTTCGACCGGCCGGCCGACCCGCTGGCCGAACTGCCGATGACCACGGCGCGCACCAAGCTGTCCGGCCAGGTCGTGCTGGTGGGTTACGGCCGCGTCGGGCGCCACATCGCCCGCACGCTCAACGAGCACGGCATTCACTACGTGGTGGCGGAACAGAACCGCGAACTGGTCGACGAACTGCGGCGCGACGGCATCCCCGCCGTCGCCGGCAACGCGGGCGAGCCGGCGGTGCTGATCCAGGCCCACATCGCCCACGCCAGGATGCTGGTGATCGCCACCCCGGATACCTTCCACGTGCGCGCGATGATCGAAACGGCGCGTGCGCTGAATCCGGGCATCCGCACCGTCGTGCGCACCCACAGCGACGAGGAAGCGGACATGCTGCGCAAGGAGCAGGCCGGCAAGATCTTCATCGGCGAACAGGTCCTCGCCGACAGCATGAGCGACTACGTGCTCGACACCTTCCGCCAGCCGGCCGTGGCCGCCCATTGA
- a CDS encoding M13 family metallopeptidase gives MKRHLLSALTLSLLAGVCGVAGAADKAPTKTAASGIAIEYIDPSVRAQDDFFVHTNGKWLATTEIPADKSSWGAFHKLHEDTQPQLRKIIEDAAASAKDADQQRIGDFYASFMDEARVEQLGVAPIKDNLAKIAAIGDKKALPQLFAEFNRHGVTAPVNLTIHQDNKDSTKYVVDFFQDGLGLPDRDYYLKKDDAKLAEALAKYETHVAKMLTLAGDANAAANARAIVAFETEIAKIQWSKVELRDPVKAYNKYDIAKVGELMPGFDWNAYLAATGIQGKATYVIVSQPTYFQALDKVLADTPIDTLKAYAQWQLIHEAAPYLSKAFVDENFAFYGTTLSGATENRPRWKRAVSSTEAALGEAIGKVYVQQHFPAEYKARMEVLVKNLLTAFRQSINTLDWMTPATKKEAQTKLAKFTTKIGYPNKWRDYSALTVKRDDLLGNVQRANEFNYNKELNKLGKPIDRDEWLMTPQTVNAYYNPEMNEIVFPASILQPPFFDPKADDAVNYGAIGGVIGHEISHGFDDQGAQYDGDGNLRDWWSPADHKNFKAKTSQLVAQYGAYSPLPGYSVNGELTLGENIGDNSGLAVAYKAYKLSLKGKKAPVIDGLTGDQRFYMGWAQVWRMKMREPAQIVQIKTDPHAPGQFRANGTMRNQPGFYEAFKVKTGDKMYLAPKERVIIW, from the coding sequence TTGAAACGACACCTGTTAAGTGCATTGACGCTGAGCCTGTTGGCCGGCGTGTGCGGCGTTGCCGGCGCGGCCGACAAGGCCCCGACCAAGACCGCCGCATCGGGCATCGCGATCGAATATATCGACCCATCCGTGCGCGCCCAGGACGATTTCTTCGTTCACACCAACGGCAAGTGGCTCGCCACCACCGAGATCCCGGCCGATAAATCCAGCTGGGGCGCGTTCCACAAGCTGCACGAGGATACCCAGCCGCAGCTGCGCAAGATCATCGAGGACGCGGCCGCGAGCGCGAAGGATGCGGACCAGCAGCGCATCGGCGACTTCTACGCCAGCTTCATGGATGAAGCGCGCGTCGAGCAGCTGGGCGTCGCGCCGATCAAGGACAACCTGGCGAAAATCGCCGCGATCGGCGACAAGAAAGCGCTGCCGCAGCTGTTCGCCGAATTCAACCGCCATGGCGTGACGGCGCCGGTGAACCTGACCATCCACCAGGACAACAAGGATTCGACCAAGTACGTGGTCGATTTCTTCCAGGACGGCCTGGGCCTGCCGGACCGCGACTACTACCTGAAGAAGGATGACGCCAAGCTGGCCGAGGCGCTGGCCAAGTACGAGACCCACGTGGCGAAGATGCTGACGCTGGCCGGCGATGCGAATGCCGCCGCCAATGCCAGGGCCATCGTGGCGTTCGAGACCGAGATCGCCAAGATCCAGTGGAGCAAGGTCGAACTGCGCGACCCGGTGAAGGCGTACAACAAGTACGACATCGCCAAGGTCGGCGAGCTGATGCCCGGCTTCGACTGGAATGCCTACCTGGCCGCCACCGGCATCCAGGGCAAGGCCACGTATGTGATCGTCAGCCAGCCGACCTATTTCCAGGCACTGGACAAGGTGCTGGCCGATACGCCGATCGATACACTGAAGGCCTATGCGCAGTGGCAGCTGATCCACGAAGCCGCACCCTACCTGTCGAAAGCCTTCGTCGACGAGAACTTCGCGTTCTACGGCACCACGCTGTCGGGTGCGACCGAGAACCGGCCGCGCTGGAAGCGCGCCGTCAGCTCCACGGAAGCGGCGCTGGGCGAAGCGATCGGCAAGGTCTATGTGCAGCAGCACTTCCCGGCCGAATACAAGGCGCGCATGGAAGTGCTGGTGAAAAACCTGCTGACCGCGTTCCGGCAAAGCATCAATACGCTGGACTGGATGACGCCGGCCACGAAGAAGGAAGCGCAGACCAAGCTGGCCAAGTTCACCACCAAGATCGGCTACCCGAACAAGTGGCGCGATTACTCGGCGCTGACGGTCAAGCGCGACGACCTGCTGGGTAATGTGCAGCGCGCCAACGAGTTCAACTACAACAAGGAATTGAACAAGCTGGGCAAGCCGATCGACCGCGACGAGTGGCTGATGACGCCGCAAACCGTGAACGCCTACTACAACCCGGAAATGAACGAGATCGTGTTCCCGGCCTCGATCCTGCAGCCGCCATTCTTCGATCCCAAGGCGGATGACGCGGTGAACTACGGCGCGATCGGCGGCGTGATCGGCCACGAGATCAGCCACGGCTTCGACGACCAGGGCGCCCAGTACGACGGCGACGGCAACCTGCGCGACTGGTGGAGCCCGGCCGACCACAAGAACTTCAAGGCCAAGACCAGCCAGCTGGTGGCGCAATACGGCGCCTACAGCCCACTGCCGGGCTATAGCGTGAACGGCGAGCTGACGCTGGGCGAGAACATCGGCGACAACTCCGGCCTGGCCGTGGCGTACAAGGCCTACAAGCTGTCGCTGAAGGGCAAGAAGGCGCCGGTGATCGATGGCCTGACGGGCGACCAGCGCTTCTACATGGGGTGGGCGCAGGTATGGCGCATGAAGATGCGTGAACCGGCGCAGATCGTGCAGATCAAGACCGATCCGCACGCTCCTGGCCAGTTCCGCGCCAACGGCACGATGCGCAACCAGCCGGGCTTCTACGAAGCCTTCAAGGTGAAGACCGGCGACAAGATGTACCTGGCGCCGAAGGAGCGCGTGATCATCTGGTAA
- a CDS encoding beta-ketoacyl-ACP synthase III: MKQAVISGTGLFTPPHAISNEELVEAFNAYVELFNREHAAAIEAGTVVALEPSSAAFIEKASGIKSRYVMDKAGILDPQRMAPRIPERANEELSLQAEICVAAAREALARANRAPADIDMVIVACSNMQRPYPAMAVEVQQALGIEGFGFDMNVACSSATFGIQTGATAVQTGQARAVLVLNPEITSGHLDYRDRDSHFIFGDACTAIVIEARDAAVSAHKFEIVDMKLKTSFSNNIRNNFGFMNRFDEAGVGQPDKLFKQQGRKVFKDVCPMAAEMIKQSIASAGLQVEEVRRYWLHQANLNMNQLIARLILGRDATADEAPVVLDTYANTSSAGSIIAFHKYQDDLPAGAVGVICSFGAGYSIGSVVVRKL; the protein is encoded by the coding sequence ATGAAACAAGCCGTTATCAGCGGTACCGGGCTGTTCACGCCGCCGCACGCGATCTCGAACGAAGAGCTGGTGGAAGCCTTCAACGCCTATGTGGAACTGTTCAACCGGGAACATGCCGCCGCCATCGAGGCAGGCACGGTCGTCGCGCTGGAACCGTCGTCCGCCGCGTTCATCGAAAAGGCGTCGGGCATCAAGTCGCGCTATGTGATGGACAAGGCCGGCATCCTCGACCCGCAACGGATGGCGCCGCGCATCCCCGAGCGCGCCAACGAGGAACTGTCGCTGCAGGCGGAGATCTGCGTGGCCGCCGCCAGGGAAGCGCTGGCCCGCGCCAACCGCGCGCCCGCCGACATCGACATGGTGATCGTCGCCTGTTCGAACATGCAGCGCCCGTACCCGGCCATGGCGGTCGAGGTGCAGCAGGCCCTGGGCATCGAAGGTTTCGGCTTCGACATGAACGTGGCCTGCTCGTCCGCCACCTTCGGCATCCAGACCGGCGCCACGGCCGTGCAGACCGGCCAGGCCCGCGCGGTGCTCGTGCTGAACCCGGAAATCACCAGCGGCCACCTGGATTACCGCGACCGCGACAGCCATTTCATCTTCGGCGATGCCTGCACGGCCATCGTGATCGAAGCGCGCGATGCCGCCGTCTCGGCACACAAGTTCGAGATCGTCGACATGAAACTGAAGACCTCGTTCTCGAACAACATCCGCAACAACTTCGGCTTCATGAACCGCTTCGACGAAGCCGGCGTGGGCCAGCCGGACAAGCTGTTCAAGCAGCAGGGCCGCAAGGTGTTCAAGGATGTGTGCCCGATGGCCGCCGAGATGATCAAGCAGTCGATCGCCAGCGCCGGCCTGCAGGTCGAGGAGGTCCGCCGCTACTGGCTGCACCAGGCCAACCTGAACATGAACCAGCTGATCGCCCGCCTGATCCTGGGCCGCGATGCCACGGCCGACGAAGCGCCGGTGGTGCTGGACACGTACGCGAACACGTCGTCGGCCGGCTCGATCATCGCCTTCCACAAGTACCAGGACGACCTGCCGGCCGGCGCCGTCGGCGTCATCTGCTCGTTCGGTGCCGGCTACTCGATCGGCAGCGTGGTCGTTCGCAAGCTTTGA
- a CDS encoding SRPBCC family protein, whose amino-acid sequence MRQLLLLLCLGWSAPALVFAQGPRTDAPKLQVAVKRIMQDALHMYEIDASGTVQAPLPVVWRILTGYDRMEEFVPDLVSCRVLSRNGNEVIIEQFGNARFLFMSRSIHLIVRATEQPMSSIDIALISGDMKHYESRWELVPVPETGGTKVLYTGRMMPSFYVPGILGTNIIRGDIERMMGAVMARLDKGIAPRALPSAGTDIARTGAAVPPAPR is encoded by the coding sequence ATGAGGCAACTGTTGCTGCTATTGTGTTTAGGGTGGAGTGCGCCCGCGCTGGTGTTCGCGCAGGGGCCGCGTACCGACGCGCCCAAGCTGCAGGTAGCCGTCAAGCGCATCATGCAGGATGCGCTGCACATGTACGAGATCGATGCCAGCGGCACCGTACAGGCGCCGCTGCCGGTGGTCTGGCGCATCCTTACCGGGTATGACAGGATGGAGGAATTCGTGCCGGACCTGGTGTCGTGCCGGGTGCTGTCACGCAACGGCAATGAAGTGATCATCGAACAGTTCGGCAATGCCCGCTTCCTGTTCATGTCCCGCTCGATCCACCTGATCGTGCGCGCGACCGAGCAACCGATGTCGTCGATCGATATCGCGCTCATTTCCGGCGACATGAAGCATTACGAATCGCGCTGGGAACTGGTGCCCGTGCCGGAAACGGGTGGCACGAAAGTGCTGTACACGGGCCGCATGATGCCCAGTTTCTACGTGCCGGGCATCCTCGGCACCAACATCATCCGCGGCGACATCGAGCGCATGATGGGCGCCGTGATGGCGCGGCTCGACAAGGGGATCGCCCCGCGCGCGCTGCCCTCGGCCGGCACGGACATCGCCCGCACCGGCGCGGCCGTGCCGCCGGCGCCGCGCTGA
- a CDS encoding DUF2721 domain-containing protein, with amino-acid sequence MNIQLGDIGHIIQLAIAPVFLLNGVCTALMVLINRLARIIDRSRVLEDRLDIAYNDNYLTELDVLYRRSHYINMAITLSTLCGLFVGIVIALLFVGDTTDVTLDKYIAGLFAASVGSLIASFGFLLREIFIASSAMRAMRHVRRAPKAGEQAAK; translated from the coding sequence ATGAACATTCAGCTGGGCGACATCGGCCACATCATTCAACTGGCGATCGCACCGGTATTTCTCCTGAACGGTGTCTGCACCGCCCTGATGGTGCTGATCAATCGCCTGGCACGCATCATCGACCGCTCGCGCGTACTCGAAGACCGGCTCGACATCGCCTACAACGACAATTACCTGACCGAGCTGGACGTGCTGTACCGCCGCTCGCACTACATCAACATGGCGATCACGCTGTCGACGCTGTGCGGCCTGTTCGTCGGCATCGTGATCGCCCTGCTGTTCGTGGGCGATACCACCGACGTCACGCTCGACAAATACATCGCCGGCCTGTTTGCCGCGTCGGTGGGCAGCCTGATCGCCAGCTTCGGCTTCCTGCTGCGCGAGATCTTCATCGCTTCGTCGGCGATGCGCGCGATGCGCCATGTGCGCCGGGCACCCAAAGCCGGCGAGCAGGCCGCGAAATAA
- a CDS encoding IS1595 family transposase — protein sequence MGTADVQVLIEALIHQQLSEDQVALLLGFLASVEQPGQCHRLIEEAAGRPPCPHCGCEKSHRCGQASGLQRYRCVLCRRSFNALTGTPLARLRLRDKWLQYLQCLIESIPVRSAARCVRVAKSTSFRWRHRFIAALLRAPRPQLSGIVEADESYLLESQKGSRHLSRPPRKRGGKASRRGISSELDCILVARDRNRQTCDFVTGRGPVTAGQLMKHLKPVLAPDVLLVSDSAKAYQAFAKQAGITHEAINVRAGIRARGALHIQGVNGWHSRFKTWLRRFNGVASRYLANYTGWLRVLDAAELTAPRQWLHIAVAQA from the coding sequence ATGGGCACGGCGGATGTTCAGGTATTGATCGAAGCGTTGATCCATCAACAGCTTTCAGAAGATCAGGTCGCGTTGCTGCTGGGCTTTCTGGCCAGCGTCGAGCAACCAGGGCAGTGCCATCGCCTGATCGAAGAAGCCGCCGGAAGGCCGCCGTGTCCGCATTGCGGCTGCGAGAAATCTCACCGTTGCGGACAGGCCAGTGGCTTGCAGCGTTATCGCTGCGTGCTGTGCCGGCGCAGCTTCAACGCCTTGACCGGCACACCGCTTGCCCGTCTGCGTCTGCGCGACAAGTGGCTGCAATACCTGCAATGCCTCATCGAGTCGATCCCGGTGCGCTCGGCAGCCAGGTGCGTCCGGGTGGCCAAGTCGACCAGCTTTCGATGGCGCCACCGTTTCATCGCCGCCTTGCTGCGGGCGCCCCGTCCGCAGCTATCAGGCATCGTCGAGGCTGACGAAAGCTACCTTTTGGAATCACAAAAAGGCTCGCGGCACCTGAGCCGCCCGCCCCGAAAGCGCGGCGGCAAGGCCAGCCGGCGCGGCATCAGCAGCGAGCTGGACTGCATCCTCGTCGCTCGTGACCGCAACCGGCAAACGTGTGACTTCGTCACAGGCCGCGGCCCGGTCACTGCCGGCCAGCTGATGAAACACCTGAAGCCCGTGCTGGCGCCCGATGTACTGCTCGTCAGCGATTCGGCCAAGGCCTACCAGGCATTTGCGAAGCAGGCCGGCATCACGCACGAAGCGATCAATGTGCGTGCCGGCATCCGGGCGCGCGGCGCACTCCATATCCAGGGTGTCAATGGATGGCATAGCCGCTTCAAGACCTGGCTGCGGCGATTCAATGGCGTTGCCAGCCGCTATCTCGCCAATTACACCGGCTGGCTACGTGTGCTCGATGCCGCTGAGCTGACGGCACCGCGGCAATGGTTGCACATTGCCGTGGCGCAAGCCTAG
- a CDS encoding M13 family metallopeptidase: MKRHLLSTLILALCATGAMAADTAAPVSGIDIQYIDHGVRPQDDFFEHLNGGWLKTAEIPADKASWGSFMKLRDDTLPQLRGIIEALAARKHLQGDEAKIADLYASYMDEKKLDALGTGPLKAELARIAAVKDKAALPALVAYLNRLGVVTPYAVRVSQDARESSRYVAYVAQSGLGLPDRDYYLKKDDAKLADALAKYELHIARVLALAGQKDGAAQAKHIVALETALAQAQWTKVENRDPVKRYNKVAIGQLAALAPGYDWQGTLAAAGITGQTAKVPAQVPAQVPAQVPAQLPAQLPAQFPDYVIVMQPSYLQGFVKVLNDTDLATWKAYFTWQLLREASPYLSKPFADAHFAFYGTVLTGVTEQPPRWKRGVGVVEGAIGEGLGKLYVAQHFPPERKERMEKLVQNLLAAYRQSIDTLDWMSPETKKEAQAKLAKFTPKIGYPDKWRDYTKFKTVRGDLLGNLRRATEFDYDRNIAKLGQPVDRTEWGMTPQTVNAYYRSTTNEIVFPAAILQPPFFDAKADDAVNYGAIGAVIGHEISHGFDDSGSQSDGDGNLRNWWTEQDRANFKAKADRLVAQYDGYSPLPGYNVNGRLTLGENIADNSGLAIAYKAYKLSLNGQPAPVIDSLTGEQRFYMGFGQVWRAKMREAQQIVQVKTDPHSPGRFRANGTVVNQPGFYEAFGVKEGDKLYLKPEERVIIW, from the coding sequence GTGAAACGACATCTCCTCTCCACCCTCATTCTTGCACTGTGCGCCACGGGCGCGATGGCAGCCGACACCGCTGCGCCGGTATCCGGCATCGACATCCAGTACATCGACCATGGCGTGCGCCCGCAAGACGACTTCTTCGAACACCTGAACGGCGGCTGGCTGAAGACGGCCGAGATCCCGGCCGACAAGGCCAGCTGGGGCTCGTTCATGAAGCTGCGCGACGATACGCTGCCACAGCTGCGCGGCATCATCGAAGCTCTGGCGGCGCGCAAGCACCTGCAGGGTGACGAAGCGAAGATCGCCGACCTGTACGCCAGCTACATGGACGAGAAAAAACTCGATGCGCTGGGCACCGGGCCGCTGAAAGCGGAGCTGGCACGCATCGCCGCCGTGAAGGACAAGGCGGCATTGCCCGCACTGGTGGCGTACCTGAACCGCCTGGGCGTGGTGACGCCGTATGCGGTGCGCGTGTCGCAGGATGCACGCGAATCGTCGCGCTACGTGGCCTACGTGGCGCAGAGCGGCCTGGGCTTGCCGGACCGCGATTACTACCTGAAGAAGGACGACGCCAAGCTGGCTGACGCGCTGGCGAAATACGAGCTGCACATCGCCAGGGTGCTGGCACTGGCCGGCCAGAAGGATGGCGCCGCGCAGGCGAAGCACATCGTGGCGCTGGAAACCGCGCTGGCGCAGGCGCAGTGGACCAAGGTGGAAAACCGCGATCCCGTGAAGCGCTACAACAAGGTGGCGATCGGGCAATTGGCCGCGCTGGCGCCCGGCTATGACTGGCAGGGCACCCTGGCCGCCGCCGGCATCACGGGCCAGACGGCAAAAGTGCCTGCCCAGGTTCCCGCTCAGGTGCCTGCTCAGGTGCCTGCTCAGTTGCCCGCTCAGTTGCCTGCTCAGTTTCCCGATTATGTGATCGTGATGCAGCCCAGCTACCTGCAGGGTTTCGTGAAGGTGCTGAACGACACCGATCTCGCTACCTGGAAGGCCTACTTCACGTGGCAGCTGCTGCGTGAAGCGTCGCCGTACCTGTCGAAGCCGTTCGCCGATGCGCACTTCGCGTTCTATGGCACCGTGCTGACGGGCGTGACGGAACAGCCGCCACGCTGGAAGCGTGGCGTGGGCGTGGTCGAAGGCGCGATCGGCGAAGGCCTGGGCAAGCTTTACGTGGCGCAGCACTTCCCGCCGGAGCGCAAGGAGCGGATGGAAAAGCTCGTCCAGAACCTGCTGGCCGCATACCGGCAGAGCATCGACACGCTCGACTGGATGAGCCCCGAGACCAAGAAGGAAGCGCAAGCCAAGCTGGCCAAGTTCACGCCGAAGATCGGCTATCCGGACAAGTGGCGCGACTACACGAAGTTCAAGACCGTGCGTGGCGACCTGCTGGGCAACCTGCGCCGTGCCACGGAGTTCGACTACGACCGCAACATCGCCAAGCTGGGCCAGCCGGTCGACCGCACCGAGTGGGGCATGACGCCGCAAACCGTGAACGCCTATTACCGCTCGACCACCAACGAGATCGTGTTCCCGGCCGCGATCCTGCAACCGCCGTTCTTCGATGCGAAAGCGGACGATGCCGTGAATTACGGCGCGATCGGTGCCGTGATCGGCCACGAGATCAGCCATGGCTTCGACGATTCGGGCAGCCAGTCCGACGGCGACGGCAACCTGCGCAACTGGTGGACCGAGCAGGACCGCGCCAACTTCAAGGCCAAGGCCGACCGGCTGGTGGCGCAGTACGACGGCTACAGCCCGCTGCCCGGCTACAACGTCAACGGCAGGCTCACCCTGGGCGAGAATATCGCCGACAACTCGGGGCTGGCGATCGCGTACAAGGCGTACAAGCTGTCGCTGAACGGCCAGCCGGCGCCGGTGATCGACAGCCTGACGGGCGAGCAGCGCTTCTACATGGGCTTTGGGCAGGTATGGCGCGCCAAGATGCGCGAAGCGCAGCAAATCGTGCAGGTGAAGACCGACCCGCATTCGCCGGGCCGCTTCCGCGCCAACGGTACCGTGGTCAACCAGCCCGGCTTCTATGAAGCATTCGGCGTGAAGGAAGGCGACAAGCTGTATTTGAAGCCGGAAGAACGCGTGATCATCTGGTGA
- a CDS encoding S41 family peptidase — translation MAQRAEEPALPLEELRQLADVYGLIKSDYVEQVEDRKLLTDAISGMVASLDPHSAYLDKKAYAELREGSQGRFVGLGIEIAQGDEGYIRIVAPIEDSPAYRAGIKAGDLITRLDAMPLKGMSLDESVKKMRGEPHSKVTLTVLRDDEPLPLTFNLVREEILQKSVKGKIVEPGYAWLRVAQFQEPTVDDLAAKITELYRQDPNLKGMVLDLRNDPGGVLQGAIGVAAAFLPKDTPVVSTNGQLPDSKQIYYARAEYYSLRSDSDPLARLPDAVKRIPLAVLVNTGSASASEIVAGALQDYGRATILGTQTFGKGSVQTIRQLTADTALKLTTARYYTPHGRAIQAKGIVPDLKVNEYADGDGLNALRMREADLSRHLANDREAEAAKERRDELEEQARILALEKKRKPLEYGGAGDFQLAQALNHLKGLPVQTAKPESAIVQAAAK, via the coding sequence ATGGCGCAACGTGCCGAGGAACCTGCCCTGCCGCTGGAGGAGCTGCGCCAGCTGGCCGATGTGTATGGCTTGATCAAGTCCGATTACGTCGAGCAGGTCGAGGACAGGAAACTGCTGACCGACGCCATCTCCGGCATGGTTGCCTCGCTCGATCCCCACTCGGCCTATCTCGACAAGAAGGCCTACGCGGAGCTGCGCGAAGGCTCGCAGGGCCGTTTCGTGGGCCTGGGCATCGAGATCGCCCAGGGCGACGAAGGCTATATCCGCATCGTCGCGCCGATCGAGGATTCGCCCGCCTACCGCGCCGGCATCAAGGCCGGCGACCTGATCACCCGCCTCGACGCGATGCCGCTGAAAGGCATGTCGCTCGATGAATCGGTGAAGAAGATGCGCGGCGAGCCGCACAGCAAGGTCACGCTGACCGTGCTGCGCGACGATGAGCCGCTGCCCCTCACGTTCAACCTGGTGCGCGAGGAAATCCTGCAAAAGAGCGTCAAGGGCAAGATCGTCGAGCCGGGCTACGCGTGGCTGCGCGTGGCGCAGTTCCAGGAACCGACAGTGGACGACCTGGCCGCCAAGATCACCGAACTGTACCGCCAGGATCCCAACCTGAAGGGCATGGTGCTCGACCTGCGCAACGATCCCGGCGGCGTTCTGCAGGGAGCGATCGGCGTGGCCGCGGCGTTCCTGCCGAAAGACACGCCCGTGGTGTCCACCAACGGCCAGTTGCCCGATTCGAAGCAGATCTACTACGCGCGCGCCGAGTACTATTCGCTGCGCAGCGACAGCGACCCGCTGGCGCGCCTGCCCGACGCCGTCAAGCGCATCCCGCTGGCGGTGCTGGTCAACACCGGTTCCGCGTCCGCCTCCGAAATCGTGGCCGGCGCGCTGCAGGACTACGGCCGCGCAACGATCCTCGGCACGCAGACGTTCGGCAAGGGTTCGGTACAAACCATCCGGCAACTGACGGCCGACACGGCATTGAAGCTGACCACGGCGCGCTACTACACGCCGCACGGCCGCGCGATCCAGGCCAAGGGTATCGTGCCCGACCTGAAAGTCAACGAATATGCCGACGGCGACGGCCTGAACGCGCTGCGCATGCGCGAGGCGGACTTGTCCCGCCACCTGGCGAACGACCGCGAAGCGGAAGCCGCCAAGGAGCGCCGCGACGAGCTGGAGGAACAGGCACGCATCCTGGCACTGGAGAAGAAGCGCAAGCCGCTCGAGTACGGCGGCGCCGGCGACTTCCAGCTGGCGCAGGCCCTGAACCACCTGAAGGGCTTGCCGGTGCAGACCGCCAAGCCGGAATCGGCGATCGTGCAGGCCGCCGCGAAGTAA